In Pirellulaceae bacterium, the sequence TACGCGAGCGCCACACCCACTAGCAGTGCGGCAGTTAGCTTGATGCGATCATGAGCATGAAATTCCAGTTCTGGCAGCAAATCGCCCATCGAGATACAAAGGAAAATGCCACTTGCAAAGGCGAGTGAACAGCCAACAATCAAATCCTGTTGGGCCGAACCTCGCACACCAAAGAAAAACAGGGCTGCTCCAACCGGACACATGGTCGCATAGGCGAGATTTACAAACTGCCGAGCTCGCAGCTCCCAGCCACCACCGGCCATCAGGGTTGCGATCGAGAGTGAATCCAACGGCTTGTGCAGCACGACTCCCAGGAAGACGGCCAATCCAAAGAGTAACATGTGCGGCGTGTGTTCGTAGTCGCTCAGAACCGCCGCACCCAGGGCAGCGCCGTCCAAAAGTGTGTGCAGTGAGAGTCCGACGAAAACACCAATCCAGCGGTGTTTGCCTCCACTGGCCGCGTGATCGTGGCTGTGATCGTGGCTGTGATCGTGGCACTCTTCCTCGGATTCTTCCAGTGGAGCATGTTGGTGAGAGTGAAAAACGCGGATCAAGAAAAACGTCGTCAAGAGTCCACCCATCAGCCAGATTAACGCTCGATCCAGCGAGACCTGTGCGTTGACTGCGTGAGGCAAGAGATGAAAGATGGCGATGCCGAGCATCAGGCCGCCAACGCAACTCATCATGAGCTGCAGTCGCGTGTGAGTCAGCCGCACGAGCGACGGTAGCCAGCCGCCGAATAGCGACGCAGCGACGATGAGGATGCAATAAACAATCAGTACGAGGGTTGGCGACATGATCTTAATCTGATGGACCTGACATGGCGCGTCAAGACGCGGTAGATTACAGCCTGTAAGAGATGGGTTATCAGCGATGGGGTCTCGGCGACCAATCAATCAAAAATATAGACAATTAAGCAATTGCTTAAATGAACGGCTTTCGCATGTCATCTCATGAAACCGCGAGTTGTAGCTCCGACGATCACCAAGTCGGCCAATCCTCAC encodes:
- a CDS encoding ZIP family metal transporter; translated protein: MSPTLVLIVYCILIVAASLFGGWLPSLVRLTHTRLQLMMSCVGGLMLGIAIFHLLPHAVNAQVSLDRALIWLMGGLLTTFFLIRVFHSHQHAPLEESEEECHDHSHDHSHDHAASGGKHRWIGVFVGLSLHTLLDGAALGAAVLSDYEHTPHMLLFGLAVFLGVVLHKPLDSLSIATLMAGGGWELRARQFVNLAYATMCPVGAALFFFGVRGSAQQDLIVGCSLAFASGIFLCISMGDLLPELEFHAHDRIKLTAALLVGVALAYGIGFLEPAHVHSHSGTAESAHHDHTGHDHTGHDHAGHDH